The sequence GGTTCTTTAATGGCTTACGTTTGAATTTATATGCCATTTTGCTAACTTGTGAGTTAAAATTGATAGCACTATCAATAGTATCAacttacttcttttttttttttctttcttctggCGAAGACAAAATTTCCATTAAACAAGGAAGCCAAATCTATCATCCATGTATCCAAACCATAGTGTGGTAAGGAAGAAATATTACAGTAATAACTTGGGTTGAGAGGAGAGACAACCTTTCAACAGACTTATCATTTATAAAGAATTTGTcaacaatttaatattttagtacAAAATCTTCTCCATTTCAAGATTTTATTATATGGATGTGATAAGATATATAATGTTAAGTCatctaaaatcttaaatgaggtaattttgtatatatttttaaacgtgtactatttaatttaaaccactaaatatatttatttcaaatgGATCAAATCCTAATACTAAGATCAAATGGttaagaaaattttgtcaaaaattttctttcaagcatATTATAAGAATATTTTCTAACATATCACGTGATaattaataaaaaggaaaattcttgtacacattttgtaaaaattataagtttataaaagtctttataaaaattagggtaaattacaacttgCCTATTGTTTGaccaaattttaaattgtttccCTATAGTTTAAAATTTCATGATGCAAGTATTTTATTGGAttctttttaatcttattttatcttgtatttttatatttttttgtatttttgaagaaaaaaacataaaaataaaacaaaattacatatttaacaatatttttaacaaaattaagttTATGAAATTCTAACTAAACTAACTtcgtataaataaaaaatcaagtttctaattagtaagttgtaatttgtctTAAAAATTGTACTGAGTATCAAATCACAATAGTTTACTATTTAAAGTACAGAATTTTGGAGTGATGGGAAGGAATCTCCTCCCCAAaccgaacaaaaaaaaaaaagagaaaaaaaaaacgccaGCGGTACATGTACGTAGAAATAAAGAGACCTAATGAGTGGCTAGATAAGGTAACTCTCATCCTAGCCTTTTCAACCCTTTAAAGTTTACCCATCACTTCCCAAATTCCATTCTTAAattccactctctctctcactctctcacataCAGATTACAGACATGGAGTCGGTGTAGGTAGCACCATAGAAAGTACCCCCAATATGGATCATTAGTGATCCACacccatctaaaaaaaaaaaccataaaaaagccaacaaaaatGGTGTTGAAATGAAGGAGCGTCAGCGTTGGCAGCCAGAGGAAGACGCACTCCTCCGAGCTTACGTGAAGCAATATGGGCCAAAAGAATGGAACCTCATTTCCCAACGCATGCCCCAACCTCTCCACCGTGACCCTAAATCCTGTCTCGAACGCTGGAAAAACTACCTAAAACCAGGCCTCAAGAAAGGCTCTCTCACCCCTGAAGAACAGTCCCTCGTCATTTCTCTCCAAGCCAAGTACGGCAACAAGTGGAAGAAGATCGCCGCCGAGGTCCCCGGCCGCACCGCCAAACGCCTCGGCAAATGGTGGGAGgtcttcaaagaaaaaaagctcAAACAACAGCAAAAGCAAAATCTCCACCTCAATACTAACCACCCCCACAACTATTCCGAGTATTCACATTCTGATTGTACGGACAGCATTCCCACCGTGGTTGTGGGGTCCACTTCCTCTTCCGAGAAGGTCGGTCAGGGTCCGTACGATCATATCTTGGACACCTTTGCTGAAAAGTACGTGCTGCCCCAGCCTAAAAATATGGCTCCGGTGCTTCCGGGCATTTCTCTATCCGACCCGGACCGGGTTTTGTCTCTCGGGTCGAATACTCCGACGACTACTACTGCTACGACGTCGTCTTCGTCCGTGTCGGTGATTCCGTTGTGGatgaatatgaatatgaatatgaacATGAATATGAATGTGAGTACGACGTCGTCTTCTGCCACATCGGCGACGACGCCGTCTCCATCGGTTAGTTTATCGCTCTCTCCATCTGACCCGGGTTTGGATCCGGATATAAATCCGACCCGGGTGTATCTGGGTCAGCAAATGGGTAGCTTGGTCCAGTATGTGAAGGAGGTTGAGGAAGGGAGGCAGAGCTGGGTGCAGCACAGGAAAGAGGCCTCGTGGCGGCTAAGCAGGTTGGAGCAACAGCTGGAGTCAGAGAAAGCCaggaagaggagagagaaaatggaggagATTGAGGCAAAGATTCGGTGTTTGAGAGAGGAAGAATTGGCTTTTTTCGGTCGGATTGAGAGTGAGTACAAAGAAGAGCTTAATGCTTTGCATAGAGATGCTGAGACCATAGAAGCCAAGTTGGTTGAGTCATGGTGTTGCAAGCATGTCAAGTTGGCTAAGCTTGTGGACCAGATTAGGTTGGGCCATACTAGTCATGGGTTCATTGTCCTATAGGACATGCTGGCTAATCTTGGTTacttggtactttttttttttttttttttttttccaaatatagTTTTGGTTATTGTCATTGTATTTCACTATTTTGTACCACTTTTTTGGTTAGACTATAGTGTAGCAGTTGTTTCCCTCATATTAAATgcttgttttctttcaatttatgGTCTTAATTTTAGGGTTTAATTAGCAATGTTGGGTCGTTGGGGTGTTAATGTTTTTGGCCTTATGCAACTTTCCTGATTTGATTTGTAATTACACTAAGAAATAAATGTACGGTGAGGGAAAATAAcggagaggagaggagaggagagcCTAAGGTCCTAAACTATGCAGCTTTTCTGTGCTGTGAAATCCATTTCTGCATTTTAGTTAGGGACAATTAAAGGTACACAGAATAAGTGACATCTTTATTTATTGTTAGACGTAATAAATTTGACTTTTAGCAAACTTTACagcatttcttttttggatgtgATATGATATTGGGGTGCCCCTTAAGAAAGAAATCGATCACTATTATTGGGTTTGGTGGGGGATCATGTTGTTCTTggatcaaatcaaaatcaaaatcaatagGTTTGAGCATTGGCAATCatgtgtgtcaaatgccaaactTTTAGCATTTGATAAACTAAACACTAAAAACCTTACTTCATAAGGTGTGTCAAATACCAAATATTATGCCATACAGTTCTACTATTAGAACTGTACGGTCAAAAATACTAGAAATAAAtcttatcattttattataaacttttttgatttttctcctccacatattctctctctctctctctctctctctctcagccaTGCCGGCGACTCACCCTTTTCCTTAATCAAATGTCCCTAATTCACCCCCAAACCATCAATCTCACCCATGTCCTCAGCCACAATCGTCATCTCGCCCCTAAGTTGTTGTATATTTCTTTCTCCTAAACAtattgtggtggtggtttttttaAGTTGTTGTCAGTGGTAGctctagaaattttgttttgaagggtcattaaaaaacttaaatgaaaattttttaataaaaagagaacttgaatatattgagttcttgaccaaaaaacaaaagaagttttacaatttcctttaacaagttttcaaattttgaattgttacaTGATAGTTCATTATGAGTGTTTATTGCCATAGTAGATAGTTATGACCactttattttgttaagtttgtctaaaatttttatttttatgcagttgttattatctatttgtctttgtttttataaaaatattttaaactaaatgaataaACTCAACTCATTGgctttgtattaattattgatgcACACAATTATACTCATTTgtatataaataatacattaCGTGtttacttaaccaatcaaatacttgaacaatcactaactttacaatttttttcttgaatttttctgactttataacaaaaagttattataacatgataacaatataCATATATGCAACAAATCCTGTCTATTTCCTAATTACTACattatataaagttattttatatttagggcCATGTTAACGGATGACCTTAGGGCAATTgttatatttctcatgaaagtGGTGTTAAAACATTTCccttatatttatattgtacacacagACTTCCACACACATCATTATttacacaaataacattataacaaaaagtaatgcacacaatcaatattagacaaactcacacacatataatataaatttataaaaaagagtGACACTTATAATTCACAAACACTTACTCTTACTCTTAGAGTTGGAAATACTTGTAATAAGGgtgtaaaaaatttaagtcagggtgtgcaaaaataatatttttaagaataaattaaattattaaactaacaaaaaaaaattatatatatatatatatatatatgtatgtatgtataaaaattgaagttagggggttcatttgaacccccagAACAAAGTGTAGAGTTGCCCCCGGTTgttgtggggttttttttttttttttttttttttttttttttttttttgtgtggtggttgtgggttatTTTGATGGGTTGTGGTGGGTTGCAATGGTTGCGGgctgattttggtggttgtggttacAACAGCGAGTGGTGGttgtgttgattttgggtttttagatACGATGGTTAgtggttgattttgggtggTGGTAGGTTTGTAGTAGTGGCGGTGGTGGAAATTTCGATTTGGAGGGGTGGGCTATGGGtagaggtggtggtggtggtgggttgtgtAGGGATGtgagttttgtgtttatttgtttattgttttttttttttatattttggacaatttaaaaaaaaaattattttaatgtgttgtatatattattttaatttgttgtttgGAAGAATAGAATACGTAGGTGAATTATAAAAttgtatgttaaaatagataaaataacttttcaattagtgaattttttttttttaaaaagaatggTTGATGCTAtgctcttattattattattattattatttttttatagagtttcaacttatgatgtCTGATTCTAATGATTATGCTTTTTaatagagtttcaacttatgatgtCCAATTCTAATGATTATGCTTTTTAATatcaaactaagacaccaatcgattttttatataaacaaaaattgaagtagaggtggtggtagtggtgggcTGTGTAGGGATGtgagttttgtgtttatttgcttattgtttttttatatattggacaagttttttttttttttttttaaatttattttaatgtgttgtatatattattttaatttgttgtttgGAAGAATAGAATAAGTAGGTGAATTATAAAAttgtatgttaaaatagataaaataacttttcaattagtgaatttttttaaaaaagactggttgatgctatgatcttattattattattattattattattattataatatatatatttgtagggGTGAAAGGTCAGAGAGCCCATATTTATACATATGTTGGGCTAGGGGCTCAATCTGAGGATGTTAAACACTTCCAGAGGGGTCTGTACCAATGAGAGAAGAAATGGAATCCGGTTAGAGCCACCCAGGAGGAAaacgaggaggaattcctcttCGGCTAGGCAAGGCTAAGGACAGAGGGCATAGTCTGCCATTAAGAGCAACATTCCGAACCATTCCAGGGAAGAGGATAAGTATTAAGAAGGGATAAGACAAAGGAGAGCTATAAAATATCTAAGATAAGACTGCTACCAcggcattgaatgctctgcagctgACTAAACCATGcttttcaaccttacagttaCTTCCAAAGACTTTAgggaggggctgatgggacaagtatcagaattaccaatctaaatctacacgtggaaggtggaaagaggaagaagaggataGTATAAAATGAAGGAGAGACCCTGATAGTAAAGGATccaaaaaatggagaaagaaAGGACGGCAGCAATATGGACTGGACTAGTAACCTAATCCGGAAGACAAGCAaaaactgatctcctcggaccgGGTCAAGGGCGACCTTCTTTAAATATAAGCTGTCTGTTCTTACTTTGTTGTCATTTGAATCTACGATAATAACTATTAAACTCATTAGAACCTAAATTTCCAActcattttctacaaattcattgttttggagtttttttAGCCAAGGTCAATATATCTTTTGGACCGGAGACTCAAGCTACattcttacaatattttttatagagtttcaacttataataTCAGATTTTAATGATTATGCTTTTTaatagagtttcaacttatgatgtCTAATTCtaatgattatgttttttaatatcaaattaagataccaatcgattttttatataaatagaaattgaaaactaaCTAATCTtattattgtttctcaaaaaaaaaaaaaaaaactaatcttaTTATTGTAATTATGAAAGATGGTGCCCAAATTGATAACATGGGAGGGGCGAGTGAGTGCCCAAGTGACTGAACCAAGTTCTGTGTCTGTGATGCATGGATGGTCGAAACTCGAAAGTCTGTGATCAGATGCTATAGTCTTGATAGATGATGCTACGCTATGGCACTGTGCTAAGTTGCTATGCTACGTCCTTTGTGACAAAGACTACTCAATCAACTTTTCTCTGGGGTCCAAGTTCCCTACGCGCAATTAGGACGCTTTAAGTGCACTCACGTGATTctcccaaaaaaacaaaaaaagtgcaCTCACGTTTtctttggaattaaaaaaaaaaaaaaaaaaacttttttaccTGAAGATTCGTACTTGGTAGAATTTCGGCCATATTTTAACGAAATGGCCATTGTCCTTAGCTTTTGGTCCAAAGGCTCTAAATGGGCTGTGGATGTTGGGTCACCACAGATCCCCTTGCTCCTATTTGAATCTGTTCAAGCTCCACTCTTgcaacaaacaacaacaaccaaaaaaaaaaaaaaaaacgtgcaACTCGTGacagcttttcttttctaaattctttctttttcttttaaatatttttttgcacttttttccccaaaaatattttctttgaggggcactttttatttatttatttatttataagatatAATTTGCTtcataatatttcttttaggcaaaaactttttggtctctctattttagggttatttttattttgatccctctacttcataatattttcttggcaaccaaaactacaacaaacatagaaaaaatcacaataatGTCATACTCTCATAGTTATTAAACATGGATCGGAAACTTGGTAACTTGGCACCTAGACCGGTTTGGGTGTTTAAATGAACAATTTCTACATAAGTCGATCAAATTCAATCAAACTTGACGAGTTTGAGGCAACTCATGTAACCCGGATGGGTTTTATCATCCAATTGGGATTGTGAAATTTGTAAAATGTGTAATAATACGgtaatttaaaaagaagaaaacctaaaaattaaaaaaaaaatgcacttctttttctatttgccTATCTCTAATACTCACATCCTATCCAAAAACTACTCTATTATTTTGAAACATTGATTGAATTATAATGACCAATTTAATTTAGGTATAAgcctattttttaaaatttacatagaGATGGAGCCAGGACTTGGAATTAAGGGGGCGACTATGCTGTCCATTGTAGTAGTTGTGTGTGGCAACTTTGCTGTTGCTTAGCcactaagggttttttttttttgtttttgtttttgtgcatGCATCTACTCTTGGATaatgataaaattctattagtaatttttgttgttggactaattttttggggcttgtatattttgctttagattttagatctataatttttttgatggactttaaaataaggaaaaagctagagttacaaacttttttttacaaacaattgatgtggtgagtgattattgataagtaaaagagTGATGTAAATGGTAGGCCCAGATGTGAATTAGTAAGAATTTGCTActtcaatagtttgtaaaatttttatggaaaagtGTGTGGCTATAGCACTACTCTTAAAgcaatcaatgatattgttaaggggttaaactataattttatagaacaaaaatgGCTAAAATTAGTACTACATAtatactgtggggcccaaatgatttataggccaggcccatctacccggggagaatccaaaagcccaagccgaggagggctatggcctaagctcgacaagatagcctatggataccgccgagggcagttcagtcctcggcagacccaaagtccccccagaaagaggggtaaaaacggtataggactgaaacttggaagaaagatctaaaatatctaaaatatccagggaaagctgcccttactgccatttaatactcttaacctgacatagccgcattctttggcttttacaaccacccccaacgactttgggtatgggctgatgggacaaatatcagccttggaaatgttgaccctatacgtggacgaaagacagtgaacacaggcgagtataaaaggaaaaatcagtaacctagagaagaggctgggaaaaatggccaaaaactagagcctcccagcccacctccaggagaaagactccatgggtgaagataacctagacacgcacgaataccacgaaaaacccaccgcctggcgatcaaggcctagccttttaaacccacgctctacaaatgatattgtttgggcctttttacgtggcgtgaacccgatactgttacggtccgtcgcgaatcgtgtccttacaattggcgccgtctgtggggaaggcttgtgtgttggtataggaggtgggtcgatagagtttctttgttatttctaaccgttggttatagagttatagtataaagttctgctaggggctacgtttcttgactaggggcttggctgaggagctaactcccttaaagccaaggtcccccgtaaagagcaaactaggcacttggtagctttaatcgtatggataaactctaggggcttggctgaggagctaactcccctaaacccaagatcccacacaaagagaaaactaggttttggacagaaccaaggcattgcatagtcctcggactcaagcctatgggaaaaccaactacctggatgaggaaaactaggttttggacagaaccaaggcattgcatagtcctcggactcaagcctatgggaaaaccaactacctggatgaggaaaactaggttttggacagaaccaaggcattgcatagtcctcggactcaagcctatggggaaaaccaactacctggatgaggaaaactaggttttggacagaaccaaggcattgcatagtcctcggactcaagcctatgggaaaaccaactacctggatgaggaaaactaggttttggacagaaccaaggcattgcatagtcctcggactcaagcctatggggaaaccaactacctggatgaggaaaactaggttttggacagaaccaaggcattgcatgtcctcggacccaagcctatggggaaaccaactatttaaaaaaaaaaaaaaaaaaaactatggcacataaacctcaaaatccatctgaagagaactcctcgttaacagttgggttaatcccttaattgcacagattccccggtctaccttcggatccccagtaccaaaggggttgatgcgatacggtgcaatatattacccaaaagcacaatcaaagtccctcgctactcggctaccctctcgaacgaattatttagagtttatcgttctcggacattggtctagcatgcatcgcacagcactcagcggttatcccggttagttccaagagtttaatttattgaggattacccttgttatacttgataatatttgtgagtttaaaccagtagaaatctgtgttaaggcatttttctgcccgtaatatcattaagggcaagcttacatttaatattcatgcaccaagtagttgttgcagagaagaaaagtatgtataaagaaataaacacatcttttattaagacaaaggaacagtatagtgtacaatgaaaagctgaaacaagcttacattaaagctaactacgtaagtaaagaaaaatacaagaaaatgaacataaagccgaggaggtggcacagaggagaggttggctactgcttcgagaccttattcctcctcaatgcttttgcacgcccataactcaggcagtaaaagaacccaacttgagcctcacaccgctgaaggaaaggtgcagggagccggaagttgaggagccttcaccaaaaatttgcctgcaacaaggcagaggcgctgatggcggagaagctttcttctgacacaccaaaattctggcatgaacagaacctgcttcggattttgactaaaagggggagaaacaccctttcccctctgtcgaaacgGAATGTTCCCTTGAATTTACGCCTCTTTTGCCCATACCTCACTACTTTGAGACTTAGGAGGACATGGCGCCTCCGTGGCGGAtagagttccttttccccaaccctcgtcacaaacatgatatactaagggaggaaactgaaggatttgcgCGCAGGTAaggcaactttctctcctatttatttaaaaagataaggtggtggcatttaattcacgcagtgtcccaaggaacgctacagacaaaatgtctccggctcgatttcccacGCCACCTGCAaccatgagattaaaggagtctcgtgaaggcgcacctcgaacactgggacgccaaaaagtaccgcgtgaccaaacactacggaaatacctcttaatttgtgggctcAGTAAactcgcggcccaggcccgttctgcatgggggcccagggacagaaccaaggccttgcatggttctcggactcaagcctatggggaaaccaagtacaaaaaagaaaaattacaagttctagacagaaccaaggccttgcatggtccttggactcaagcctatggggaaaccaagtacaaaaaagaaaaattataagttctggatagaaccaaggccttgcatggtcctcggactcaagcctatggggaaaccaagtaaaaaaaaaaaaaaaaattattacaagttttataactGCTCGGATGGGAAAAGTCCCCGGCTCagatactgtaaaatgttaaggccaataaaagtgttaggatgatggtggggcactccactattcggtagcctaaggaggctgttcatttttgcgggtgatatgtcttcgaacgattacttcctacaccgcatagagcatccagttctaatctcggcattgTTTCGGGCAATTATCGTTATTCACAGGTACGCATTGCTAGTTCAAGCAATTTTGTTAAAGTTGTGGTGGcttctttttattagcaagtattttggccttagttgtcatcgattcaaatgttatattattgtgCTGAGTAgcgtttgcaaatttgtaaaaatatagagacagaacatgcgaagtaaaataacaacaatttttattaatatgaaaaattattacaacgtacaaagagggactcaaacaagcctatacaaaaggtgagctgccgaagcaacactaacatgcgcagtacagataagtaaacagtcaggtgtcttttaaactcgtcttcaaagtctctccaatctctgcctcagtattgctcatatcgaaagaagaaccttctttggaaaaagatgaaggagaaggaagaagaatttgaaggagaaggaagaagaagatggaagagatgaatgaagaagatggaggacatgagtaaagaaggaggagaagaagagagaagagatgaaaagaaagaaaaatgagtaaaagagggagaaagaaaagcaccaggatggaactggtgctgggaagactaagaaagggaggcaaaaggaggcgccagtgaacgaagagaggaagaagcaggggcacttagtccctgcctcgatcctgactcccaacacactggagccatattaggtatgctcatgagagcgcggttggtactgatgatgggtgttctcgactcagtcacgccgaaagtttgacgtgacgagtccctgcttcggattttagTTGAAAGGAAGGTAAGACGAATCTTAAacctccgccatccttgccctgaccgagtcatttcgagctttattagaacatgacgCTTTGAGGAGGAGTAtggtttcttcatcatttgttatggtgaatgtactgtgatttagtgtataactactgggttaagtaaacgctaagggaggcaaagggtttcaaatctcagaaaaataaaagggtctctgcacgaaagtgatagcctcctacttgtcttcttataggaagggcaaaacggaaggcATTAAATTCGTTCAGGTTTCTAAAAGAATCTGAAAACGAAGATGTGTCCGTTCCATTTCTCCGCCTCGTCGGACGAACCGTCGAATGTAAATGAGTCttgtaaagggaagtcattaaaagcgtgttttgaataatcaaacgatgagaacgcgtcaggagtaaaatcaaaaaacgCCTCGTAGATCAGtatatttcttggacagatggaAAACCGTCAGCATTAATGAAAGGCCGAATTAAAGGAGCCATCATAAAAGCtcggcattaccaaaacctccctttccaaccaagaggttggacagccgggttttgagaggctattgtagggcccaaatgatttatgggccaggcccatctacccggggagaatccaaaggcccaagccgaggagggctatggcccaagctcgacaagatagcctatggataccgccgagggcagttcagtcctcggcagacccaaagtcccctcagaaagaggggtaaaaacggtataggactgaaacttggaagaaagatctaaaatatctaaaatatccagggaaagctgcccttactgtcatttaatactcttaacctgatatagccgcattctttggcttttacaaccacccccaacgactttgggtatgggctgatgggacaaatatcagccttggaaatgttgaccctatacgtggacgaagggcagtgaacacaggcgagtataaaaggaaaaatcagtaacctagagAAGAGGCtgagaaaaatggccaaaaaccagagcctcccagcccacctccaggagaaagactccatgggtgaagataacctagacacgcacgaataccacgaaaaacccaccgcctggcgatcaaagcctagccttttaaacccacgctctacaaatgatattgtttgggcctttttacgtggcgcgaacccgatactgttacggtccgtcgcgaatcgtgtccttacatatactaatattttttaaaaaaaaaattggggcgGGGGGGTGGCATTGCCCCCCAAAGCCAATGAGTG is a genomic window of Quercus lobata isolate SW786 chromosome 2, ValleyOak3.0 Primary Assembly, whole genome shotgun sequence containing:
- the LOC115975830 gene encoding protein rough sheath 2 homolog, whose product is MKERQRWQPEEDALLRAYVKQYGPKEWNLISQRMPQPLHRDPKSCLERWKNYLKPGLKKGSLTPEEQSLVISLQAKYGNKWKKIAAEVPGRTAKRLGKWWEVFKEKKLKQQQKQNLHLNTNHPHNYSEYSHSDCTDSIPTVVVGSTSSSEKVGQGPYDHILDTFAEKYVLPQPKNMAPVLPGISLSDPDRVLSLGSNTPTTTTATTSSSSVSVIPLWMNMNMNMNMNMNVSTTSSSATSATTPSPSVSLSLSPSDPGLDPDINPTRVYLGQQMGSLVQYVKEVEEGRQSWVQHRKEASWRLSRLEQQLESEKARKRREKMEEIEAKIRCLREEELAFFGRIESEYKEELNALHRDAETIEAKLVESWCCKHVKLAKLVDQIRLGHTSHGFIVL